One region of Anaeromyxobacter paludicola genomic DNA includes:
- a CDS encoding AAA family ATPase yields the protein MHEEIRAIGERVQRQSAFVELIAGETSRVIVGQRYLVERALIGLLTGGHVLLEGVPGLAKTLAVKTIADTLECSFQRIQFTPDLLPADLVGTQIWDPASRTFGVRKGPVFANVVLADEVNRAPAKVQSALLEAMQERQVTIGEETFRLPEPFIVMATQNPIEQEGTYPLPEAQVDRFMLKVKVGYPTREEERTILDRMGVKDPPRATAVAGLAEIAQAREVIHAIYMDDRVKAYVVDLVFATRDPRGHGLPELEGRVEYGASPRATLFLALGAKAHAFLRHRPFVTPEDVKAVAYDVLRHRIALTYEAEAEELTPEKVISKVLDRVEVP from the coding sequence GTGCACGAAGAGATCCGGGCCATCGGAGAGCGGGTACAGCGCCAGTCGGCGTTCGTGGAGCTGATCGCCGGGGAGACGTCCCGGGTCATCGTGGGGCAGCGCTACCTCGTGGAGCGCGCCCTCATCGGCCTCCTCACCGGCGGGCACGTGCTGCTCGAGGGCGTGCCCGGGCTCGCCAAGACGCTGGCGGTGAAGACCATCGCCGACACCCTGGAGTGCAGCTTCCAGCGGATCCAGTTCACCCCCGACCTGCTCCCGGCCGACCTCGTCGGGACGCAGATCTGGGACCCGGCCTCCCGCACCTTCGGCGTCCGCAAGGGGCCGGTCTTCGCGAACGTGGTCCTCGCCGACGAGGTGAACCGCGCCCCGGCCAAGGTGCAGTCCGCGCTCCTCGAGGCGATGCAGGAGCGGCAGGTGACCATCGGCGAGGAGACCTTCCGGCTCCCCGAGCCGTTCATCGTCATGGCCACCCAGAACCCGATCGAGCAGGAGGGGACCTACCCCCTGCCCGAGGCGCAGGTGGACCGCTTCATGCTGAAGGTGAAGGTGGGCTACCCGACGCGCGAGGAGGAGCGGACCATCCTCGACCGGATGGGCGTGAAGGACCCGCCGCGCGCGACCGCGGTCGCCGGCCTCGCCGAGATCGCCCAGGCGCGCGAGGTGATCCACGCCATCTACATGGACGACCGGGTGAAGGCGTACGTGGTGGACCTGGTCTTCGCGACCCGCGACCCGCGCGGCCACGGCCTGCCCGAGCTCGAGGGGCGCGTGGAGTACGGCGCCTCGCCCCGCGCCACCCTCTTCCTCGCGCTCGGGGCGAAGGCCCACGCCTTCCTGCGCCACCGCCCCTTCGTCACCCCCGAGGACGTGAAGGCGGTGGCCTACGACGTGCTGCGGCACCGGATCGCGCTCACCTACGAGGCGGAGGCGGAGGAGCTCACGCCCGAGAAGGTGATCTCGAAGGTGCTCGACCGCGTCGAGGTGCCCTGA
- a CDS encoding DUF58 domain-containing protein, whose amino-acid sequence MRLEPRELIRRVRRIEIATRRAVEGTLSGQYHSVFRGRGMAFDEVRAYAPGDEVRSIDWKVSARMGELFVKRFTEERELTVVLLCDLSGSSEFGSRRRSKAEVAAELAGLVSFSAVANGDRVGLVLFTDRVERFVPPRKGRKHALRLVSEILKLEPAGRGTDLGAALEYVHRVLRRRAVVFLLSDFQQEGGAPSPTLPRFAGEGEHRGAPSPPVRGGLGRGGPEDLEPPFARALRIVARRHDVVPVELVDALEEALPPLGLALLEDPETGEAFHADLADPRVRAAWAGRAAARRARLHRLFAGLELEPVRVRADDADHVKPLLAFFAARARRLG is encoded by the coding sequence ATGCGCCTCGAGCCGCGAGAGCTGATCCGGCGGGTCCGGCGCATCGAGATCGCCACCCGGCGCGCCGTGGAGGGCACGCTCTCCGGCCAGTACCACTCCGTCTTCCGCGGCCGCGGCATGGCCTTCGACGAGGTGCGCGCGTACGCGCCCGGGGACGAGGTGCGCAGCATCGACTGGAAGGTCTCGGCGCGGATGGGGGAGCTGTTCGTGAAGCGCTTCACCGAGGAGCGCGAGCTCACGGTGGTGCTGCTCTGCGACCTCTCCGGCTCGTCCGAGTTCGGCTCCCGCCGGCGGAGCAAGGCGGAGGTGGCGGCCGAGCTCGCGGGGCTGGTCTCGTTCAGCGCCGTCGCCAACGGCGACCGGGTGGGGCTCGTGCTCTTCACCGACCGGGTGGAGCGGTTCGTGCCGCCGCGCAAGGGGCGCAAGCACGCGCTGCGGCTCGTCTCCGAGATCCTGAAGCTCGAGCCGGCCGGGCGCGGCACCGACCTCGGCGCGGCGCTCGAGTACGTGCACCGCGTGCTGCGCCGGCGGGCGGTGGTGTTCCTGCTCTCCGACTTCCAGCAGGAGGGGGGCGCCCCCTCCCCGACCCTCCCCCGCTTCGCGGGAGAGGGAGAGCACCGAGGCGCTCCCTCCCCGCCTGTGCGGGGAGGGCTGGGGAGGGGCGGCCCGGAGGACCTCGAGCCGCCCTTCGCCCGCGCCCTGCGCATCGTGGCGCGGCGCCACGACGTGGTCCCGGTGGAGCTCGTCGACGCGCTCGAGGAGGCGCTCCCCCCGCTCGGGCTGGCGCTCCTCGAGGACCCCGAGACCGGCGAGGCCTTCCACGCCGACCTCGCCGACCCGCGCGTGCGCGCCGCCTGGGCCGGGCGGGCGGCGGCCCGCCGGGCGCGCCTCCACCGGCTCTTCGCCGGCCTCGAGCTCGAGCCGGTCCGGGTCCGGGCCGACGACGCCGACCACGTGAAGCCGCTCCTCGCCTTCTTCGCGGCGCGCGCCCGGAGGCTCGGGTGA
- a CDS encoding vWA domain-containing protein, whose translation MTGLALAHPGALALLAAVPLAALALWRSRRRAARLRLPGAAALRASPGPWARLAGLPRALLLCALGLTAVALARPRVPDTRPGEASVEGIDVVIAFDLSTSMKAVDFRPENRLHVAKQVLKDFIARRPNDRMGLVVFAGEAYTQCPLTLDHGILSRLVDQLRFGVIEDGTAIGNAVATALNRLRESDAKSRVVILLTDGDNNAGQVSPLEAARIAKEMGVPVFPILVGRGGVVPYPVDTDVFGRPIYRDVEIPVNPELLQEIARTTGGSYANATDRASLAQGLDAVLDRLERSRLSGLTAPPEWRELAPALLQPAFWLTAAALLLGATRLRPFP comes from the coding sequence GTGACCGGCCTCGCCCTCGCGCACCCCGGGGCGCTCGCGCTCCTCGCCGCGGTCCCGCTCGCCGCGCTCGCCCTCTGGCGCTCCCGCCGCCGCGCCGCCCGGCTGAGGCTCCCCGGCGCCGCCGCGCTGCGGGCGAGCCCCGGGCCGTGGGCGCGCCTCGCCGGGCTGCCCCGGGCGCTCCTCCTCTGCGCCCTCGGGCTCACCGCGGTGGCCCTGGCGCGGCCGCGCGTCCCCGACACCCGCCCCGGGGAGGCGAGCGTCGAGGGGATCGACGTGGTCATCGCCTTCGACCTCTCCACCTCGATGAAGGCGGTGGACTTCCGCCCGGAGAACCGGCTCCACGTCGCGAAGCAGGTGCTGAAGGACTTCATCGCCCGCCGGCCCAACGACCGCATGGGGCTCGTGGTCTTCGCCGGCGAGGCGTACACGCAGTGCCCGCTCACGCTCGACCACGGCATCCTCTCCCGCCTGGTGGACCAGCTCCGCTTCGGCGTCATCGAGGACGGCACCGCCATCGGCAACGCCGTCGCGACCGCGCTCAACCGGCTGCGAGAGTCGGACGCGAAGAGCCGGGTGGTGATCCTCCTCACCGACGGCGACAACAACGCGGGCCAGGTCTCCCCGCTCGAGGCGGCGCGCATCGCGAAGGAGATGGGCGTCCCGGTCTTCCCCATCCTCGTCGGCCGCGGCGGGGTGGTGCCCTACCCGGTGGACACCGACGTCTTCGGCCGCCCCATCTACCGGGACGTGGAGATCCCGGTGAACCCGGAGCTCCTGCAGGAGATCGCGCGGACCACCGGCGGCAGCTACGCCAACGCCACCGACCGGGCCTCGCTCGCGCAGGGGCTCGACGCGGTGCTCGACCGGCTCGAGCGCTCGCGCCTCTCCGGCCTCACCGCCCCGCCCGAGTGGCGGGAGCTCGCGCCGGCCCTCCTCCAGCCCGCCTTCTGGCTCACCGCCGCCGCGCTCCTCCTCGGCGCCACCCGGCTGCGCCCCTTCCCGTGA
- a CDS encoding vWA domain-containing protein — translation MTGAPLELRLLGAPARLAEPRWLWLLLVVAALAALAAFSLRRRRALLARTAGGLAARVAPGAGAARPALRAGLAVAALALLAVALSRPQRGQRVEGAKRYGVDVVFALDASRSMRARDVAPDRFGLARLEVEALLDRLAGNRFGIVTFARSAFVQCPLTTDTAAARLFLRAASPEAMPDQGTSLEAALSAAGEVLAAGERGPRGRVVVLLSDGEDHEPGAAAAARALADAGARVFAVGIGGTSGEPIPLRGKGGALDGYQRDGRGELVLSRLGEAALREVAESGGGAYLRASDAGVGLPAVAAAVERLEKAELESRVAVSWEEQGGWFAGAAFLCLLGALLVPDVRPRREEGP, via the coding sequence GTGACCGGCGCCCCGCTCGAGCTGCGCCTCCTCGGCGCCCCCGCCCGCCTCGCCGAGCCGCGCTGGCTCTGGCTCCTGCTGGTCGTGGCGGCGCTGGCGGCGCTCGCGGCCTTCTCCCTCCGGCGGCGCCGGGCGCTCCTGGCGCGGACCGCCGGCGGGCTCGCCGCGCGCGTCGCCCCCGGGGCGGGCGCGGCCCGTCCCGCGCTCCGCGCCGGGCTCGCCGTCGCCGCGCTCGCGCTCCTCGCGGTGGCCCTCTCGCGGCCGCAGCGCGGGCAGCGGGTGGAGGGGGCGAAGCGGTACGGCGTGGACGTGGTCTTCGCGCTCGACGCCTCCCGGTCGATGCGCGCCCGCGACGTGGCGCCCGACCGGTTCGGCCTGGCCCGGCTCGAGGTGGAGGCGCTCCTCGACCGGCTGGCGGGCAACCGGTTCGGCATCGTCACCTTCGCGCGCTCCGCCTTCGTGCAGTGCCCGCTCACCACCGACACCGCCGCCGCCCGGCTCTTCCTGCGCGCCGCGAGCCCGGAGGCCATGCCCGACCAGGGCACCTCGCTCGAGGCCGCGCTCTCCGCCGCCGGCGAGGTGCTCGCCGCCGGCGAGCGGGGGCCGCGCGGGCGCGTGGTGGTGCTGCTCTCCGACGGCGAGGACCACGAGCCGGGCGCGGCGGCCGCCGCGCGGGCGCTCGCCGACGCCGGGGCCCGGGTGTTCGCGGTCGGCATCGGGGGGACCTCGGGCGAGCCCATCCCGCTGCGTGGCAAGGGCGGCGCGCTCGACGGGTACCAGCGGGACGGCCGCGGCGAGCTGGTCCTGTCGCGGCTCGGCGAGGCGGCGCTGCGCGAGGTGGCCGAGAGCGGCGGCGGCGCCTACCTGCGCGCGAGCGACGCCGGCGTGGGGCTGCCGGCGGTGGCCGCGGCGGTGGAGCGGCTCGAGAAGGCCGAGCTCGAGAGCCGGGTGGCGGTGAGCTGGGAGGAGCAGGGCGGCTGGTTCGCCGGCGCGGCCTTCCTCTGCCTGCTCGGCGCGCTCCTCGTCCCCGACGTCCGGCCCCGGCGAGAGGAGGGCCCGTGA